From a region of the Candidatus Brocadia sp. genome:
- a CDS encoding MinD/ParA family protein, with product MAGGFSKVRTIAVTSGKGGVGKTNIATNLAMLFRKYKKRVLLIDLDLGLANVDVLLGFHAEYTLHDVIAGHKKMKDIILYGPDEIMVVPASSGIEELTNLNKIQKEQLLNGFSGLDEEVDIVIVDTGAGISSNVISFVLASNEILLVTTPEPTAITDAYAMIKVLSKKKNDVNIKLLINLACSREEAEITMKKISLVSRRFLDVNIECCGYLLQDPNVPIATRLQKSFVKEYPNTIATSCLNNIASSFLKKDDGTLALGIEGYFRRIADGMP from the coding sequence ATGGCAGGTGGTTTTTCAAAAGTAAGGACGATTGCGGTAACGAGTGGTAAAGGCGGAGTGGGTAAAACAAACATAGCCACAAATCTGGCAATGCTCTTTAGAAAGTATAAAAAGAGGGTTTTATTAATAGACCTTGATTTAGGACTTGCAAACGTTGATGTGTTGCTTGGTTTCCATGCAGAGTATACCTTGCATGATGTCATCGCTGGCCATAAAAAAATGAAGGACATTATACTGTATGGTCCGGATGAAATCATGGTAGTTCCTGCCAGTTCTGGTATTGAAGAGCTCACAAATTTAAATAAGATACAAAAGGAACAGCTCTTGAATGGCTTTAGCGGTCTGGATGAAGAAGTGGATATTGTCATTGTGGATACGGGTGCCGGCATATCATCAAATGTGATAAGTTTTGTCCTTGCGTCAAATGAGATATTGCTCGTAACTACCCCTGAACCAACCGCGATAACGGATGCTTATGCTATGATCAAAGTCCTTTCCAAAAAGAAGAATGACGTAAATATAAAGTTACTCATAAATCTCGCTTGCAGCAGGGAAGAGGCTGAGATAACTATGAAAAAAATTTCATTGGTGAGCCGGCGCTTTCTGGATGTAAATATTGAGTGCTGTGGATACCTGCTTCAGGATCCAAACGTACCTATTGCCACCCGGCTTCAAAAATCCTTTGTAAAGGAATATCCCAATACCATAGCAACCAGTTGTCTGAATAATATTGCATCGTCATTTTTGAAAAAGGATGACGGGACTTTGGCTTTAGGAATTGAAGGATATTTCAGAAGGATTGCCGATGGAATGCCATAG
- the fliQ gene encoding flagellar biosynthesis protein FliQ has translation MTPEIVINIGKDLLQITVILMAPLLVVAMVVGLVIGIFQTVTSVHEQTITFLPKIFAVMGVFLLCLPWMLRMITSYTVNLLENLTRYCQ, from the coding sequence ATGACCCCAGAGATAGTTATCAATATTGGAAAAGATTTATTGCAAATAACAGTTATCCTTATGGCGCCATTGCTTGTCGTAGCAATGGTGGTTGGTTTGGTCATAGGTATATTTCAAACGGTTACGAGCGTCCATGAGCAGACGATTACCTTCTTGCCAAAAATCTTTGCTGTTATGGGTGTGTTTTTGTTGTGCTTACCCTGGATGCTTCGCATGATAACTTCATACACGGTAAATTTGCTGGAGAATCTGACCAGATATTGTCAATAA
- the fliN gene encoding flagellar motor switch protein FliN: protein MEQVKENNGNASTGNEAHIQSIQFSQLNTFNSPDLKDEGKRNLDLILDIPVPVSVELGHTMMLVKDILSLAQGSIVELDKVAGAPVDLLIRGKLLAQGEVVVVDENFGLKITNICASEERIRNLG, encoded by the coding sequence ATGGAACAGGTAAAAGAGAATAACGGGAATGCAAGCACGGGAAACGAGGCTCACATACAATCAATTCAATTTAGCCAACTGAACACATTTAATTCTCCTGATCTGAAAGATGAAGGGAAACGTAACCTGGACTTGATATTAGACATCCCGGTCCCCGTCTCTGTTGAGCTCGGCCATACTATGATGCTGGTGAAAGATATTTTATCCTTAGCACAGGGTTCTATTGTGGAACTAGATAAGGTTGCAGGGGCTCCGGTTGACTTGCTTATTCGGGGAAAATTACTTGCCCAGGGAGAGGTTGTGGTGGTAGATGAAAACTTTGGTTTAAAGATTACCAATATATGTGCCTCTGAGGAGCGAATAAGAAATCTTGGATAA
- the flhA gene encoding flagellar biosynthesis protein FlhA, whose protein sequence is MASDKVNSSLKSSISRFLTQGEIALIAGVIGIFVVLIIPIPPFILDLLITVNISVTLLLLLVTLHAKGPLDLSTFPSILLFLTLFRLSLNVASTRQILLHGYGGQVIASFGEFVVGGNVVVGMVVFLIIIVIQFIVITKGATRISEVAARFTLDAMPGKQMSIDADLNAGLITEEQARHRRELISKEAEFHGAMDGASKFVSGDAIAGIVIVLINIVGGIVMGMRHGMSVTDAVQHYTILTVGDGLVSQIPSFVIATASAVIITKTSSSENLGRDLSTQMFSQPNAVAFASGILAVFSIIPGLPKLPFMILAGFFGILFFLLRKSSKKSTVEALNERETRKKAEEPPSEENVEKLLHVDRMGIEVGYKIVPLVDPQRNGGILERINALRRQMAREMGMLVPPIRVRDNLHLGANQYAIKIRGQDVAKGDLFPECYLAIDSGATTKSIEGTKTTDPTYGLSALWIHGAEKDEAEASGYTIVDPVSVMITHLTEIIKSHAFEILCREDVQKLVENLKKESPSVVEELTPNVMPLGSVQEVLKNLLKEQIPIRDMATILETIADHVTTTKDTELLTEYVRQRLSRTICQKYQNAEGKVGVISLDPQLEQTIANAIHKTDRGNLLALEPHMAQKLIDKLIEVVKGSLAVGHEVVLLTSSNIRSHVRRLIENALPHVAVLSYKEISSGVKIDPVGMVKL, encoded by the coding sequence ATGGCATCTGACAAAGTAAATTCTTCGCTAAAAAGCTCCATTAGCAGATTTTTAACCCAAGGAGAGATTGCTCTCATAGCGGGAGTAATAGGCATTTTTGTTGTGCTTATTATACCAATACCGCCATTTATTCTTGATTTGCTTATCACCGTAAACATTTCTGTAACCCTGTTATTACTGCTGGTCACTCTCCATGCAAAAGGCCCGCTTGATTTATCCACCTTTCCCTCTATCTTGTTATTTTTAACCCTGTTTCGATTGTCACTTAATGTGGCATCCACAAGACAGATTTTGTTGCACGGGTACGGGGGGCAGGTTATTGCTTCATTTGGTGAGTTTGTAGTAGGTGGTAATGTTGTTGTTGGAATGGTAGTTTTCCTGATCATTATCGTTATACAATTTATCGTGATAACCAAGGGTGCAACAAGAATCTCTGAAGTCGCCGCCAGGTTTACCCTTGATGCTATGCCTGGCAAGCAAATGAGTATTGATGCAGACCTCAACGCCGGCCTCATTACAGAGGAACAGGCCAGACATCGAAGGGAATTGATTTCCAAAGAAGCAGAATTCCACGGGGCAATGGATGGCGCGAGTAAATTTGTGAGTGGGGATGCTATTGCGGGCATTGTCATCGTACTCATTAACATTGTTGGTGGAATAGTGATGGGTATGCGTCATGGCATGTCAGTAACTGATGCGGTGCAACATTATACAATTTTAACGGTGGGGGATGGGTTGGTATCACAAATTCCATCTTTTGTTATTGCTACCGCATCTGCAGTTATCATTACGAAAACATCATCAAGCGAAAATCTGGGCAGAGATTTATCAACCCAAATGTTTAGCCAGCCCAACGCGGTTGCCTTTGCATCAGGAATTCTTGCAGTGTTTAGTATAATTCCGGGGTTGCCTAAGCTACCCTTCATGATTCTTGCAGGATTTTTTGGAATACTGTTTTTCTTGCTGAGAAAATCGAGCAAAAAGTCGACGGTGGAAGCGTTGAATGAGCGGGAAACGAGAAAGAAAGCGGAAGAACCACCATCTGAAGAAAATGTTGAAAAGCTGCTTCATGTAGATCGCATGGGAATTGAAGTGGGATATAAGATTGTGCCACTGGTCGATCCCCAGAGAAATGGTGGTATTTTAGAGAGAATTAATGCCCTGCGGAGACAAATGGCAAGAGAGATGGGCATGCTCGTCCCTCCTATCAGAGTAAGGGATAACTTACACCTGGGTGCAAATCAATACGCAATTAAAATACGCGGGCAAGATGTTGCAAAAGGCGATCTTTTTCCCGAGTGTTATCTTGCTATAGATTCAGGGGCAACGACAAAATCTATTGAAGGGACTAAAACAACCGATCCCACGTATGGTTTATCGGCCCTGTGGATACATGGTGCGGAAAAAGATGAGGCAGAGGCTTCCGGATATACCATTGTTGATCCGGTTTCAGTTATGATTACCCATCTTACAGAAATTATAAAAAGTCATGCATTTGAAATACTGTGTCGTGAAGATGTGCAGAAGCTTGTTGAAAATTTAAAGAAAGAGTCGCCGTCAGTTGTTGAGGAATTGACACCGAATGTAATGCCTTTAGGCAGTGTACAAGAAGTTTTGAAAAATTTATTAAAGGAACAAATACCAATTCGTGATATGGCTACCATACTTGAAACAATTGCGGATCATGTAACAACGACAAAGGATACCGAGTTGTTGACAGAATATGTGAGGCAAAGATTGTCGAGGACTATTTGTCAGAAATATCAAAATGCAGAAGGGAAGGTGGGTGTTATTTCTCTTGATCCTCAGCTTGAGCAGACCATTGCTAATGCAATTCACAAAACAGACAGAGGAAACTTATTAGCTTTAGAACCGCATATGGCACAAAAATTGATCGATAAATTAATTGAAGTCGTGAAAGGTTCTCTCGCCGTTGGTCATGAAGTGGTTCTTTTGACTTCCTCCAACATAAGAAGCCATGTTCGTCGTCTCATTGAAAATGCATTGCCACATGTGGCTGTATTGTCTTATAAGGAAATATCGTCAGGTGTTAAGATCGATCCGGTAGGCATGGTGAAATTATGA
- the fliJ gene encoding flagellar export protein FliJ yields the protein MRFQFKFQKLLEIEKYREKDLTKEISVLKNKLHEEEKLLVFLQSVLSLQQVEMERKMHTLGDATVFILFESYLSKLNHDISIQEAKVKEASMRVSSVQNALLKVFKKRKVFEKLRERYENEYKEQALKSENKKYDEIAISRFYYKGRKKDIC from the coding sequence ATGAGATTTCAGTTTAAATTTCAGAAGTTGTTAGAAATTGAGAAATATCGGGAGAAGGATCTTACAAAAGAGATAAGCGTCTTAAAAAATAAATTGCACGAAGAAGAAAAATTACTTGTATTTTTACAGTCTGTTTTATCATTGCAACAGGTGGAAATGGAAAGAAAGATGCATACTTTGGGAGATGCAACCGTGTTTATTTTATTTGAATCATACCTTTCAAAGCTGAACCATGACATTAGCATACAGGAGGCTAAAGTAAAAGAGGCTTCCATGCGAGTATCGTCTGTTCAGAATGCACTCTTAAAGGTATTTAAAAAAAGAAAGGTGTTTGAGAAATTACGGGAGCGTTATGAAAATGAATATAAAGAGCAGGCATTAAAATCAGAAAATAAAAAATACGATGAGATTGCAATATCCAGGTTTTACTACAAAGGCAGAAAAAAAGATATTTGTTAG
- the fliP gene encoding flagellar type III secretion system pore protein FliP (The bacterial flagellar biogenesis protein FliP forms a type III secretion system (T3SS)-type pore required for flagellar assembly.) has translation MKSRLIAYGVCATIVICGCMDIVQAANEASVPLKLTMSIDNIGKPKEVASTLKIVLFLTVLSLLPGLLLTMTSFTRIIIVLSFVRKALSFQTLPPNQILIGISLFLTIFVMAPVWKQVNSEAVQPYLKEEITQNEALQRGLVPFQNFMLKQTREKDIALFMKIAKMEKPKSVKDVPIHIIIPAFITSELKTAFQMGFLLFLPFLVIDMVVACVLTAMGMVMLPPAMISMPFKLILFVLVDGWQLIIQSLISSVS, from the coding sequence ATGAAAAGCAGGTTAATAGCATATGGTGTCTGTGCAACAATAGTAATATGTGGCTGTATGGATATAGTGCAGGCTGCCAACGAGGCTTCAGTGCCATTGAAATTAACCATGAGTATCGATAATATAGGAAAACCAAAAGAGGTAGCCAGTACCTTGAAGATTGTCCTTTTCTTAACGGTACTCTCATTATTACCTGGATTATTGTTGACAATGACTTCCTTCACGAGAATCATCATTGTCCTTTCTTTCGTGCGCAAAGCGCTATCATTTCAAACACTCCCACCGAATCAGATACTCATTGGCATTTCACTTTTTTTAACCATATTTGTCATGGCGCCGGTATGGAAACAGGTAAATTCCGAGGCGGTTCAACCATACCTCAAAGAAGAAATTACTCAGAATGAGGCATTACAGAGGGGGCTTGTTCCGTTTCAAAATTTTATGCTCAAGCAGACCCGTGAAAAAGACATTGCCCTCTTTATGAAAATTGCAAAAATGGAAAAGCCTAAATCGGTAAAGGATGTTCCGATACACATAATAATTCCAGCCTTTATTACCAGTGAACTGAAAACAGCATTTCAGATGGGTTTTCTCCTATTCCTTCCCTTTCTTGTAATTGATATGGTAGTTGCATGCGTGTTGACTGCGATGGGTATGGTTATGCTGCCGCCTGCCATGATTTCCATGCCGTTTAAGTTGATTCTTTTTGTGTTGGTGGATGGATGGCAATTAATTATTCAGTCTTTAATTTCAAGTGTGTCTTAA
- the fliR gene encoding flagellar biosynthetic protein FliR, with the protein MENLLYFINNLPFFMIVFFRVGGMLLFAPIFGNANVPLQIRIAISLMFTCILYPVVIKHSPPLPADIISYAFIVTKEIAIGAVIGFAASLIFATFTMAGYLISNQMGLDTAAIVDPSSETGEEEQSISIFYNMIAFLIFFTINGHHWFIKTTAQSFEIIPLGQFQYTTVTLTKILAAFKTFLIMGIRISAPSLVVLLLTVVVLGLMTKVAQEINVFLIAFPLKILIGFLILIVALPFVINAMKSYLTPLESSMASFLSVMRG; encoded by the coding sequence ATGGAAAATCTTTTATATTTTATCAATAACCTTCCATTCTTCATGATCGTTTTTTTTCGCGTGGGGGGGATGCTTCTTTTTGCACCTATCTTTGGAAATGCCAATGTGCCTTTACAAATAAGGATTGCCATCTCTCTAATGTTCACGTGTATTCTCTATCCGGTAGTAATAAAACATTCGCCCCCGTTGCCGGCGGATATTATATCATATGCTTTTATCGTCACGAAAGAAATTGCAATTGGCGCTGTAATTGGTTTTGCTGCCTCGCTTATTTTTGCAACGTTTACTATGGCAGGATATTTAATAAGTAATCAAATGGGGCTTGATACTGCTGCGATTGTAGATCCATCTTCAGAGACAGGGGAAGAAGAACAATCAATATCAATATTTTACAACATGATTGCCTTTTTAATATTCTTTACGATCAATGGACATCATTGGTTTATTAAAACAACGGCACAGAGTTTTGAAATAATTCCTCTCGGACAATTTCAATATACAACGGTAACACTTACAAAGATACTTGCCGCCTTTAAAACATTTTTGATAATGGGGATTAGAATATCAGCGCCTTCTCTGGTCGTTTTATTGTTAACCGTGGTAGTTCTTGGATTAATGACTAAGGTTGCGCAGGAAATAAATGTGTTTCTTATTGCTTTTCCTCTGAAAATACTGATCGGGTTTTTAATACTTATTGTTGCACTTCCCTTTGTGATTAATGCCATGAAATCTTATTTGACGCCTCTTGAAAGCAGTATGGCTTCATTCCTATCCGTTATGCGAGGTTAA
- a CDS encoding FliA/WhiG family RNA polymerase sigma factor produces MENLPLVKYVVGKIMIYLPSFVDKEDLIEYGILGLLEAEEKYDPGNNTKFGTYAIPRIRGAILDHLRSQDWLPRSMRDKASMVKGAYMALGQKLNRPPSSEEMAAELKMDPAEWEKLLTGISLGTFLSLEDYYQKSDKTGESARCQEIRDPKSYDPLKDLETKEEKALLANAIAELPKKERLVISLYYFEDLMLREISEIMGISESRISQLHHRALFLLRAKMSKMSMNTC; encoded by the coding sequence ATGGAAAATCTTCCATTGGTGAAGTATGTGGTGGGTAAGATTATGATTTATTTACCTTCATTTGTTGACAAGGAAGATCTTATAGAATACGGCATCCTTGGTCTTCTGGAAGCTGAAGAAAAGTATGATCCGGGGAATAACACGAAGTTTGGAACGTACGCCATTCCCCGTATACGGGGAGCAATTCTGGACCATTTAAGATCTCAGGACTGGCTGCCACGTTCCATGCGGGACAAAGCATCCATGGTGAAAGGTGCATATATGGCTTTAGGACAAAAACTGAATAGACCGCCAAGTTCAGAAGAGATGGCTGCGGAGCTTAAAATGGACCCTGCAGAATGGGAAAAACTGCTAACGGGAATTAGTTTGGGTACGTTTCTCTCTCTGGAAGACTATTATCAAAAGTCAGATAAAACGGGAGAGAGTGCAAGATGCCAGGAAATTCGCGACCCGAAGTCTTACGATCCGCTAAAAGATTTAGAAACAAAAGAAGAAAAAGCTTTGTTGGCCAATGCCATTGCAGAACTTCCGAAAAAGGAACGGCTGGTAATTAGTTTGTATTACTTCGAGGATCTCATGTTGAGAGAAATAAGCGAGATTATGGGCATCTCAGAATCAAGAATATCCCAGCTTCACCACAGGGCTTTATTCTTGCTTCGGGCAAAGATGAGTAAGATGTCCATGAATACTTGCTAA
- a CDS encoding FliM/FliN family flagellar motor switch protein encodes MSNAILTNQEVEALLSAIENGQVLVGQKVEPKKERKIQHYDFRRPDRFPREQKRRLQKISEEMAKTIGVTLSRFLRVSVDVELIAIEEFCYDVFLNSFTDRICANVLNLKPLNGYGCLTIDVGFCLAIVDRGLGGPGKIPQKIRALTLIEESVISVVLSSIVEDVKHCWFKLMQPEWKIEKMDMDIKSLQIAPATELVIAINFAANGDLGNGTIILCIPVTSLEMIMGKSRMKKIERKDELALIEDVIRETELTTTVVLGSTQLVLNDLINLKVGDVLRLDNKITEDVCLVIEERAKYYGKPGAMGKKLAFQVSSKVL; translated from the coding sequence ATGTCAAATGCTATACTAACCAACCAGGAAGTGGAAGCTCTTCTTTCTGCAATTGAGAATGGACAAGTATTAGTAGGACAAAAAGTTGAGCCTAAAAAGGAAAGAAAAATACAGCACTATGATTTCAGGCGTCCTGATAGATTTCCAAGAGAGCAAAAGCGCCGTTTACAAAAAATTAGTGAAGAGATGGCTAAAACAATAGGTGTTACTCTATCCAGATTTTTAAGAGTTTCCGTAGACGTCGAACTTATTGCCATTGAAGAATTTTGTTATGACGTATTTTTAAATTCGTTTACTGATCGTATTTGTGCGAATGTATTGAACTTAAAACCTCTCAACGGATATGGTTGTTTAACCATTGATGTCGGCTTTTGCCTTGCAATTGTGGACAGAGGATTAGGAGGTCCTGGAAAAATACCCCAAAAAATAAGAGCACTTACACTTATCGAGGAATCCGTGATAAGTGTTGTATTGTCAAGTATTGTGGAAGACGTAAAACATTGTTGGTTTAAATTAATGCAACCGGAATGGAAGATTGAAAAAATGGATATGGATATAAAATCGTTGCAAATTGCGCCTGCTACAGAGTTGGTTATTGCAATTAATTTTGCAGCAAATGGTGATTTGGGTAACGGGACAATTATCCTGTGTATTCCGGTTACAAGCCTTGAAATGATAATGGGAAAATCACGGATGAAAAAAATTGAGAGGAAAGATGAATTGGCGCTTATCGAAGATGTTATTAGAGAAACAGAATTAACTACTACCGTGGTTTTAGGTTCCACTCAGTTGGTACTAAATGACCTCATTAATCTGAAGGTTGGAGATGTCCTGCGATTAGACAATAAGATCACGGAAGATGTTTGTTTGGTGATAGAGGAAAGAGCGAAATACTATGGAAAACCTGGTGCAATGGGGAAAAAATTGGCATTTCAGGTGTCATCAAAGGTTCTGTAA
- the flhB gene encoding flagellar biosynthesis protein FlhB — MAFGSDTEKTEQPTSRRLDEARNKGSVAFSPDLNSAASLLVGFVLLYALGVNTYNSLHKTMQSSLGGLVGKDITTDSLVTITMDHVYVLIKILSPFLGGLLLMGLVTSYLQIGFMFNFGLLKPNLSKLNIISGVKNLFSIRSFVKLIASVLKLIIVGGVSYFYIKKEFSRIDIVDTIDESLSALLVTNVKLMIGLALRVSAALLLLAVLDYFYQKWQYKRNLRMSKEEVKEERKQMDGDPLIKSKIRAIQRQMAMKRMMSAIPKADVVITNPSHFAVVLKYDGSAMKAPTVVAKGADLIAKRIKEIAKKHKVPLVEDKLLAQTLYKTVEIGKEIPQKLYYAVAKVLSYVYQLKK, encoded by the coding sequence ATGGCTTTTGGCTCAGACACGGAAAAAACGGAACAACCAACCAGCAGGCGTTTGGATGAAGCACGCAATAAGGGAAGCGTTGCATTTAGTCCTGATTTAAATAGTGCGGCTAGCTTGTTAGTTGGTTTTGTCTTATTGTACGCCTTGGGTGTAAACACATACAACAGTCTTCATAAAACAATGCAATCATCCCTGGGGGGGCTTGTAGGTAAGGATATTACGACAGACTCTCTCGTAACAATTACGATGGATCATGTTTACGTGTTAATAAAGATACTTTCTCCCTTTTTGGGGGGATTACTCCTGATGGGATTGGTCACTTCATATCTTCAAATCGGTTTTATGTTTAATTTTGGTTTGTTAAAACCTAATCTGAGTAAACTCAATATAATATCAGGAGTAAAAAATCTCTTTTCCATAAGATCATTTGTAAAACTTATTGCTTCAGTATTGAAGCTTATCATAGTCGGTGGTGTCTCATATTTTTATATAAAAAAAGAATTTAGTCGTATAGATATTGTGGATACTATCGATGAGAGTCTTTCTGCACTGTTAGTAACAAACGTAAAATTAATGATTGGTCTTGCGCTCCGTGTATCAGCAGCATTATTACTTCTTGCAGTTTTGGATTATTTTTATCAAAAATGGCAGTATAAACGCAATTTAAGGATGAGTAAAGAAGAGGTAAAGGAAGAAAGAAAACAAATGGACGGAGATCCGTTAATCAAATCAAAAATCCGGGCGATACAGCGTCAAATGGCTATGAAACGCATGATGTCAGCAATACCAAAAGCAGATGTCGTGATTACAAATCCAAGCCATTTTGCCGTTGTTTTGAAATATGATGGCTCCGCGATGAAAGCGCCCACGGTCGTCGCAAAAGGGGCCGATCTTATCGCAAAGCGCATAAAAGAAATTGCAAAGAAACACAAGGTGCCGTTGGTAGAAGATAAACTTCTTGCGCAGACATTGTATAAAACCGTTGAGATCGGAAAAGAGATTCCGCAAAAGTTGTACTACGCAGTGGCAAAAGTATTATCGTATGTATATCAATTGAAAAAATGA
- a CDS encoding flagellar basal body-associated FliL family protein — MENKEDKNKGVEISEVPDPSIKQRKTNKSLMLMGSVVLISVGCAFLFVSKVYPSLSGNVQIDVPDQEKILNEDGEEKHAEKDVEVEVVPKSASKKKEEKGKGQQDSIEEESTMVPFEPVIVNLSGSGGRRYLKTVVNLEAKDGETKHKIEAKMVQIKDRLISILSSKTLEDIEGLEGQESLRREIKDAADMVVKAEDGILQVYFSEFVIQ, encoded by the coding sequence ATGGAAAACAAGGAAGATAAGAATAAGGGAGTGGAAATAAGTGAAGTTCCTGATCCATCAATTAAACAGAGAAAGACAAACAAAAGTCTTATGTTGATGGGAAGCGTGGTATTAATTTCCGTTGGGTGTGCATTCCTATTTGTTTCAAAAGTGTATCCTTCTTTATCAGGAAATGTTCAGATCGATGTACCTGATCAGGAAAAAATACTTAATGAAGATGGTGAAGAAAAACACGCAGAAAAGGATGTTGAAGTAGAAGTAGTTCCAAAATCCGCCTCCAAAAAAAAAGAGGAAAAGGGAAAAGGACAGCAGGATAGCATCGAAGAGGAATCTACCATGGTCCCCTTTGAGCCCGTTATCGTTAATCTAAGTGGTTCTGGTGGCAGGCGGTATCTTAAGACTGTGGTAAACTTAGAGGCAAAAGATGGGGAGACAAAGCATAAAATTGAAGCAAAAATGGTGCAAATAAAAGATAGATTAATTTCCATTCTTTCGTCAAAAACATTAGAGGATATTGAGGGATTGGAAGGACAAGAAAGCCTGCGAAGGGAGATAAAAGATGCGGCTGATATGGTGGTAAAAGCAGAAGATGGCATATTGCAGGTATATTTTAGTGAGTTCGTTATACAATAA
- the fliO gene encoding flagellar biosynthetic protein FliO, giving the protein MIKKWLFVMFLILLVTCDKGYCVPERMENGGIHGTAVTETESANIAEPVNFLKITPWIKTLGLVIVVIIVGIFFLYKKLGMKTGMIGRKRYIHVVDSLSLGSKKSVHLVKVPGKVLFIGVTNERIQFLSEITEKDIVDSLVSESRGSEFMSFFKRVCTGS; this is encoded by the coding sequence ATGATCAAAAAATGGTTGTTTGTGATGTTCCTCATTTTACTGGTTACTTGCGATAAGGGATATTGTGTACCTGAACGCATGGAAAATGGAGGAATACATGGGACTGCTGTTACTGAAACAGAAAGTGCGAATATTGCAGAGCCAGTTAATTTCTTAAAGATCACACCGTGGATAAAAACACTAGGGTTGGTAATCGTTGTTATCATAGTCGGAATCTTTTTTTTATATAAAAAGCTGGGAATGAAAACAGGCATGATAGGGAGAAAGCGATATATTCATGTTGTGGATTCTCTATCACTAGGTTCGAAAAAGTCGGTTCATTTAGTCAAAGTGCCAGGAAAGGTTTTGTTCATTGGCGTTACGAATGAACGAATTCAATTTCTTTCAGAAATAACGGAAAAAGATATTGTTGATTCTCTTGTATCAGAATCAAGGGGTAGTGAATTTATGAGCTTTTTTAAACGCGTGTGCACAGGATCGTAA